Proteins from a single region of Runella sp. SP2:
- a CDS encoding TIGR02757 family protein, producing MTNYVVELLEAKVAQYNQPNFIPNDPISIPHQFSKLQDIEIMGFWAAVLAWGQRKTIINKCQELIQLMDGAPYDFVCNHTESDLKRFLNFKHRTFNATDTLYFLHFFKHFYQHHHSLEEAFVQALPVEAPHVEKGLAGFHELFFSLEDFPERTRKHIATPVRKSSCKRLNMFLRWMVRKDDKGVDFGLWNALKPSQLVCPCDVHVDRVARKLGLIQRPTTDWQTALELTENLKQLDPNDPVKYDFALFGLGVEGEM from the coding sequence ATGACCAACTATGTGGTAGAGCTGCTGGAAGCAAAAGTAGCTCAGTACAACCAGCCCAATTTTATTCCCAACGACCCCATTAGTATTCCGCATCAGTTTTCGAAGTTACAAGACATCGAAATCATGGGCTTTTGGGCGGCAGTATTGGCGTGGGGACAGCGTAAAACGATTATCAACAAATGCCAAGAGTTGATTCAACTCATGGACGGTGCTCCTTACGATTTTGTTTGTAATCATACCGAGTCAGACCTAAAGCGTTTTCTCAACTTCAAACATCGGACGTTCAACGCGACCGATACCCTCTATTTCCTTCATTTTTTTAAGCACTTTTACCAACATCATCACTCGCTAGAAGAAGCGTTTGTTCAGGCCCTTCCCGTGGAGGCACCTCACGTAGAAAAGGGCCTTGCAGGCTTCCATGAGTTGTTTTTTAGCCTCGAAGATTTTCCAGAACGTACCCGCAAACACATTGCCACGCCCGTACGAAAATCGTCGTGTAAGCGGCTCAATATGTTTCTGCGCTGGATGGTGCGTAAAGACGACAAAGGAGTTGATTTTGGCCTTTGGAATGCCCTTAAACCTTCGCAATTGGTATGCCCGTGCGATGTACACGTAGATCGGGTAGCGCGAAAGCTGGGGCTTATTCAACGTCCTACTACCGACTGGCAAACGGCCCTAGAACTCACCGAAAACCTCAAACAACTCGACCCCAATGACCCTGTTAAGTACGATTTTGCCCTGTTTGGGCTCGGCGTAGAGGGAGAAATGTGA
- a CDS encoding GNAT family N-acetyltransferase, with translation MLYLETPRLYFRIFRPEDAADLFRIEGDTDVMRFIRTPAADISHSHQRIANELVYASENEGLGLCACYEKESSTFVGLVKIKHVENTDAIEVGYGFVPEAWGKGYATEVTRASIKHLQTNFAGRPIIAFIHPNHHSSRHVLEKAGMKQVPTIFEGHEEAVVFEFIS, from the coding sequence ATGCTTTACCTCGAAACTCCACGCCTGTATTTCCGCATTTTCCGACCCGAAGACGCTGCTGACTTATTCCGAATCGAAGGTGATACCGATGTTATGCGATTCATCCGTACTCCTGCGGCTGACATTTCGCACAGCCACCAGCGCATCGCCAATGAACTCGTTTATGCCTCGGAAAACGAAGGGCTAGGATTATGTGCTTGTTACGAAAAAGAAAGTAGCACGTTTGTAGGACTTGTCAAAATCAAACACGTAGAAAACACTGATGCCATCGAAGTAGGGTATGGATTTGTACCAGAAGCTTGGGGAAAAGGCTACGCCACTGAAGTAACTCGTGCATCCATCAAACACCTTCAAACAAATTTTGCTGGACGCCCCATCATCGCTTTTATCCATCCTAATCATCATAGTTCACGGCACGTATTAGAAAAAGCGGGCATGAAGCAAGTACCAACCATCTTTGAAGGGCATGAAGAGGCAGTTGTGTTTGAGTTTATTAGCTAA
- a CDS encoding alpha-L-rhamnosidase: protein MFQRFFSLAAALLLGVSVYAQSDLKAVYLRCEYKINPVTDVTQPRLSWELTSAVNSQYQTGYQILVATSVALLEEGKADLWDSKKVASEATSQIEYAGKPLESRQICYWKVRSWDKKNGAGPWSEPARWEMGLLQKNDWKASFIGLNLNHLGKGKEYHLPPAPFLRKEIDVKGPIKKARLYVTALGLYEFQINGRKIGNDYLTPGWTDYNKRLYYQTFDISKDLKLGKNALGSILSYGWYAGYLGYALLVRNPVVKNFYGDVPALKAQLEIEYTNGQKETIATDNTWKANYGPIVESDILNGEVYDANKELTGWNQTGYNEAAWKKVITVSEKAERLFQSFPGDPVREVARLTPKNIKQIGAKAYLIDMGQNFAGIIKVRFKAAKGDSILFRFGEMLYPDGKLMTENLRKARGTDLYIAKGDPNGEIYEPRFTYHGFQYVQVEGLQNGLGMKDILGLVLSSASPQVGTFETDNAFVNQLYHNIVWTQQSNYLEVPTDCPQRDERLGWTGDAQAYVKSATLNNDIAAFGTKWVVDLNDAQLPNGAYPLYAPAPSVRKTDTYSPGWMEAGIVYPYQIFRSYGDTRIIKTHWSEMKKFMQFLETKSKGEYVFKETAFAEVDPKGGFGDWLSVGKKTPPDMLATMYYAYSAQLMQEMALAIGDEKEASHFKEINAKVKAAFLKHYTNAEGRFICNAAAYGDGRGYVDGEQGFEGHTQTAYANAIFMNLLDSTHTLKAAKWLNELVVKNGNKLTTGFLGVRPMLPVLSNTGYSETAYKLLFQKEYPSWGFEIANGANTIWERWNSFTKEGGFPAGMNSFNHYAFGSICEWMFENMAGIKETSLGFKTFLIQPEPMNANINSLKATHRSVFGTITSAWQKKGDLITMTIEVPVNTTATICLPPTPTNNITFNGKALVASTVKPKWINRRERNTVTVGSGKYVLSYKKSALSGF, encoded by the coding sequence ATGTTTCAACGATTTTTTTCCTTGGCAGCCGCCCTGCTGTTGGGCGTTAGCGTGTATGCACAAAGCGACCTCAAGGCCGTTTATTTACGGTGCGAATACAAAATCAACCCCGTAACGGACGTCACTCAGCCTCGTTTGAGCTGGGAGCTGACCTCGGCGGTCAACAGCCAATATCAAACGGGGTATCAAATTTTGGTGGCGACTTCGGTGGCGCTGTTGGAAGAAGGGAAAGCAGATTTGTGGGACAGTAAAAAAGTAGCAAGTGAAGCTACTTCCCAAATTGAATACGCGGGTAAACCGCTGGAATCGCGCCAAATCTGCTATTGGAAAGTAAGGAGTTGGGATAAAAAAAATGGGGCTGGCCCGTGGAGCGAACCCGCTAGGTGGGAAATGGGCTTGCTGCAAAAAAACGACTGGAAAGCCAGTTTTATCGGGCTTAATCTGAATCATTTAGGAAAGGGAAAAGAATACCACCTACCGCCCGCCCCTTTTCTTCGCAAAGAGATTGATGTAAAAGGCCCTATCAAAAAAGCACGACTGTACGTGACGGCGCTTGGGTTGTACGAATTTCAAATCAACGGTCGGAAAATCGGGAACGACTACCTGACTCCTGGTTGGACTGACTACAACAAACGCCTTTATTATCAAACATTTGACATAAGTAAAGACCTAAAACTAGGTAAGAACGCCTTGGGTTCTATCCTTTCTTACGGTTGGTATGCGGGTTATTTGGGGTATGCGTTGCTGGTGAGAAACCCCGTTGTCAAAAACTTTTACGGAGATGTGCCCGCGCTGAAAGCACAGTTGGAAATTGAATACACCAACGGCCAAAAAGAAACGATTGCGACTGACAATACGTGGAAAGCCAACTATGGCCCCATCGTGGAGTCGGATATTCTGAACGGTGAAGTGTATGATGCCAACAAAGAGCTAACGGGCTGGAATCAAACGGGATACAATGAGGCCGCTTGGAAAAAAGTCATTACCGTTTCGGAGAAAGCTGAGCGTCTATTTCAATCTTTCCCAGGTGACCCTGTGCGGGAAGTAGCCCGCTTAACGCCCAAAAATATCAAACAGATTGGGGCAAAGGCATATTTGATTGACATGGGACAAAACTTTGCGGGCATCATCAAGGTGCGTTTTAAAGCGGCCAAAGGCGATTCCATCCTTTTTCGGTTTGGTGAAATGCTGTATCCCGATGGCAAACTTATGACCGAAAACCTCCGCAAGGCGCGCGGTACGGATTTGTACATTGCCAAAGGCGACCCCAACGGTGAAATCTACGAACCTCGTTTTACGTACCACGGGTTTCAGTACGTGCAAGTCGAAGGGCTACAAAATGGCCTCGGAATGAAAGATATTTTGGGGCTTGTGCTGTCGTCGGCTAGCCCCCAAGTAGGAACGTTTGAAACTGATAATGCTTTTGTGAATCAATTATATCATAATATTGTATGGACACAACAGTCTAATTATCTGGAAGTTCCGACCGATTGTCCGCAGCGTGATGAACGCCTCGGTTGGACGGGCGATGCCCAAGCGTACGTAAAAAGTGCCACGCTCAACAACGACATTGCGGCTTTTGGAACCAAATGGGTGGTGGATCTCAACGATGCTCAACTCCCCAACGGCGCCTATCCGCTGTACGCCCCTGCGCCGTCGGTTCGCAAAACCGATACCTATTCGCCTGGCTGGATGGAGGCGGGGATTGTGTATCCGTACCAAATTTTCCGCTCCTACGGCGACACCCGAATCATCAAAACGCACTGGTCGGAAATGAAGAAATTCATGCAGTTTTTGGAAACAAAAAGCAAGGGCGAATACGTGTTTAAGGAAACGGCCTTTGCCGAAGTTGATCCCAAAGGTGGTTTTGGCGACTGGTTGAGTGTGGGCAAAAAAACGCCCCCTGATATGCTGGCTACGATGTATTACGCGTACTCCGCCCAATTGATGCAGGAAATGGCCTTGGCCATTGGCGATGAAAAAGAAGCAAGCCATTTTAAAGAGATAAATGCGAAAGTGAAGGCGGCTTTTCTCAAACATTATACCAACGCCGAAGGGAGATTTATTTGTAACGCCGCAGCGTACGGCGACGGTCGGGGTTATGTTGACGGTGAGCAAGGGTTTGAGGGACATACCCAAACGGCCTATGCTAACGCAATTTTTATGAATCTTTTGGACAGTACCCACACCCTCAAAGCGGCCAAATGGTTGAATGAATTGGTGGTTAAAAACGGCAATAAACTCACCACGGGTTTTTTGGGCGTACGGCCGATGTTGCCCGTGCTTTCAAATACAGGTTACAGCGAAACGGCCTACAAGTTGTTATTCCAAAAAGAATATCCGTCGTGGGGTTTTGAAATTGCCAATGGTGCCAATACGATTTGGGAACGTTGGAACAGCTTCACCAAAGAAGGCGGTTTCCCCGCAGGAATGAACTCATTTAATCACTACGCGTTCGGTTCTATTTGCGAGTGGATGTTTGAAAATATGGCAGGGATTAAAGAAACGTCGCTTGGGTTTAAGACTTTCCTCATCCAACCCGAACCGATGAACGCCAATATCAACTCGCTGAAAGCTACGCATCGTTCAGTTTTTGGTACAATTACCTCGGCTTGGCAGAAAAAGGGCGACCTGATTACGATGACTATTGAAGTGCCTGTTAACACCACAGCCACGATTTGCTTGCCGCCTACGCCAACCAATAACATTACTTTCAACGGAAAAGCGCTGGTTGCCTCTACGGTTAAGCCCAAGTGGATTAACCGTCGTGAGCGCAATACGGTGACGGTTGGCTCGGGCAAATACGTGTTGAGTTACAAGAAATCGGCTTTGTCAGGGTTTTAA
- a CDS encoding FAD-dependent oxidoreductase, with protein MEKMKRRAALASLGSLSLGVSAPILEKGEVLQAPYSVKKTSLKTDILVVGGGTAGVIAAIQAGRAGRKTILVENGSQLGGTTTTGGVAFPGIFFAWGKQVISGIGWELVQAAVAMNDDQLPNFSIPHGKNHPRHQVRLNGQLYAMLIEEKCVEAGVQLRFYETPTKVTPQKNGWLVQTMGKGVIAEISCNQLIDCTGNAFVTSMAGYPVLREAETQPGSLMFQIGGYDFKSLDLKLIQARYQEAIQKGELVKTDFRNNIAGVLRSAGDNISHVMGADSTTSETHTVANLKGRKALLDTLRFLRTLPGLEKTKLIDMQNETAVRETFRIDGHYKITHADYVTGKMFDDSISYSYYPIDVHDENGVVPDHLNEGIVPTVPLRALVPKNSRNFLVAGRCVSSDRLANSALRVQASCMGMGQAAGAAAVLANLQNKSPLDVSIKEIRQLIEEHGGIVPVSQ; from the coding sequence ATGGAAAAAATGAAACGAAGAGCGGCTTTAGCCTCATTAGGAAGTCTTTCGTTGGGAGTGTCGGCTCCCATATTAGAAAAAGGAGAGGTTCTCCAAGCACCTTATTCCGTAAAAAAAACGAGCTTAAAAACAGACATATTAGTGGTTGGTGGAGGAACAGCAGGTGTGATTGCCGCCATTCAGGCAGGGCGTGCTGGCCGTAAAACCATTTTGGTCGAAAACGGTAGCCAATTGGGCGGCACCACTACTACTGGAGGTGTGGCCTTTCCCGGTATTTTTTTTGCGTGGGGCAAACAGGTCATTAGTGGGATTGGCTGGGAATTGGTACAGGCTGCCGTTGCCATGAACGATGATCAATTGCCGAATTTTTCTATTCCCCATGGCAAAAATCATCCACGGCATCAAGTGCGCCTTAATGGTCAGTTATACGCCATGCTCATCGAAGAAAAGTGCGTAGAAGCAGGGGTACAATTGCGTTTTTATGAAACCCCTACCAAAGTAACGCCGCAAAAAAATGGTTGGCTGGTGCAAACGATGGGAAAAGGAGTTATTGCCGAAATCTCTTGTAACCAACTCATTGACTGTACAGGAAACGCATTTGTGACCTCAATGGCAGGTTATCCTGTATTACGCGAAGCCGAGACGCAACCAGGTTCATTAATGTTTCAAATTGGAGGGTATGATTTTAAATCGTTGGATCTAAAGCTGATTCAAGCGCGTTACCAAGAAGCTATTCAAAAAGGTGAGTTGGTAAAAACCGACTTTCGTAACAATATCGCAGGGGTTTTACGCTCGGCAGGTGACAATATTTCGCACGTTATGGGGGCTGATTCCACTACCTCCGAAACGCATACAGTGGCTAACCTGAAAGGTCGGAAAGCGTTATTGGATACGCTACGGTTTTTGCGAACGTTGCCTGGGTTAGAAAAAACCAAACTGATTGACATGCAAAACGAAACGGCTGTTCGTGAAACATTTCGGATTGATGGTCACTACAAAATTACCCATGCGGACTACGTAACGGGCAAAATGTTCGACGATTCGATTTCGTATTCATACTATCCGATTGACGTTCACGATGAGAACGGAGTCGTGCCCGATCACTTGAACGAGGGCATTGTTCCGACGGTTCCGTTGCGCGCGTTGGTGCCCAAAAACAGCCGTAATTTTTTGGTAGCGGGTCGTTGTGTTAGTAGTGACCGTTTGGCTAATTCGGCGTTGAGGGTACAAGCATCCTGTATGGGTATGGGGCAAGCGGCAGGAGCAGCGGCGGTATTGGCCAATCTTCAAAACAAAAGCCCTTTGGACGTATCTATCAAAGAGATTAGACAGCTTATTGAAGAGCACGGCGGCATTGTCCCGGTTTCACAATGA
- a CDS encoding sulfatase — protein MKSFNRWFIPLVLSVFAFFSFKQGSSTSRPNIIFLLTDDHRWNALGAMGNRIIKTPHLDQLATRGVLFKKAYVTTSICCVSRASILSGQYMSRHKIEDFNTSFKPAAFANTYPMLLKKAGYQIGFIGKYGVGEPKAQPSNAFDFWGGSEKPQPDYEMKDAEGNFIHHTDKVNNDIQQFLAQTQSDAPFCLSVSFKAPHIQDGDPRPFIVQERYKPMYANDSIPEPEKADPKYWQSFPDFFRTDKNIARERWYFQFDGNRMYQESVRQYYRLISGVDEVVGNMMKTLQDKGLASNTVVIFMGDNGYYLGEYGMSGKWFGHEESIRVPLIMYDPRTPQLRKKSSNQLALNIDIAPTILTLAGVQVPAEMQGVNLAELVTKPKQLARNAFFYEHTFLGSPRLPKVEGVVRNDLKYMKYIEHNYEELYDLRNDPDEKINRAKDVNYLSQLENMRTQYQTWKQKVR, from the coding sequence ATGAAATCATTCAATCGTTGGTTTATTCCTTTGGTATTGAGCGTATTTGCTTTCTTTTCGTTCAAGCAGGGTTCTTCTACATCGCGGCCCAACATCATCTTCCTCCTCACCGACGACCACCGATGGAACGCCTTGGGGGCGATGGGAAATCGAATCATTAAAACGCCTCACTTAGACCAACTTGCCACGCGTGGCGTCCTTTTCAAAAAGGCGTATGTCACGACGTCCATTTGCTGCGTGAGTCGGGCGAGTATTTTGAGTGGGCAATACATGTCGAGGCACAAAATCGAAGATTTTAATACCAGTTTTAAGCCCGCAGCCTTTGCCAATACTTACCCAATGTTGTTGAAAAAGGCAGGTTACCAAATCGGTTTTATTGGAAAATACGGCGTCGGAGAACCCAAAGCGCAACCTAGCAATGCGTTCGATTTTTGGGGGGGTTCGGAAAAACCACAGCCCGATTACGAAATGAAGGACGCAGAAGGCAATTTTATTCACCATACCGATAAAGTCAACAACGACATCCAGCAGTTTTTGGCGCAAACCCAATCAGATGCGCCGTTTTGCTTGTCGGTGAGTTTTAAAGCACCGCACATTCAAGACGGCGACCCGCGCCCGTTCATTGTTCAAGAGCGATACAAACCGATGTACGCCAACGATTCGATTCCTGAGCCCGAAAAAGCCGACCCGAAATACTGGCAATCGTTTCCCGATTTTTTCCGAACCGATAAAAACATCGCCCGCGAGCGCTGGTATTTTCAGTTTGACGGAAATCGAATGTATCAAGAAAGCGTACGGCAGTATTATCGTTTGATTAGCGGCGTGGACGAAGTCGTTGGAAACATGATGAAAACCTTGCAAGACAAAGGTTTAGCTTCTAATACCGTGGTTATTTTTATGGGTGATAATGGCTATTATTTGGGCGAATACGGGATGTCGGGAAAATGGTTTGGCCACGAAGAGTCGATTCGGGTGCCGCTCATTATGTACGACCCCCGTACTCCTCAACTTCGTAAAAAATCTTCCAATCAATTGGCGCTTAATATCGACATTGCCCCAACGATTTTAACATTAGCGGGGGTTCAGGTGCCTGCGGAAATGCAAGGCGTGAACTTGGCGGAACTTGTGACCAAGCCAAAACAACTCGCCCGAAACGCATTTTTCTACGAGCACACGTTTCTGGGTTCACCTCGTTTGCCCAAGGTGGAAGGCGTGGTACGCAACGACCTGAAATACATGAAGTACATTGAGCACAATTACGAAGAACTCTACGACCTCCGCAACGACCCCGATGAGAAAATCAATCGGGCCAAGGACGTAAACTACCTTTCTCAACTCGAAAACATGCGCACTCAGTACCAAACTTGGAAACAAAAAGTGCGTTGA
- a CDS encoding family 16 glycosylhydrolase → MKTFICISLSFLCVEVCLAQRPAQPPMSQEQFTPEKLGYSLFWEDNFNGSQLDPKKWAVRGVGPRALGYVSPEAVEVKDGFLKLHAIQKGDSILIGAVGTQGKLMTKYGYFECRAQLQKSPGVWAAFWIQSPDISKGEDPAVYGAEIDIFEFFKKLGVDIVSHNVHWAYGPNQKSTRGMQSYLKGVSEGFHTFALEWTPDKYTFFIDGYKFYEVTIGISRIEEYLILSMELPSEKNDLRNTIYPDVFLVDYVRVYKK, encoded by the coding sequence ATGAAAACGTTTATCTGTATTTCCCTTAGTTTTTTATGCGTTGAGGTTTGCCTCGCCCAGCGTCCCGCCCAGCCGCCGATGTCACAAGAGCAGTTTACACCCGAAAAACTAGGATACTCCCTGTTTTGGGAAGATAATTTTAATGGGAGTCAACTCGACCCGAAAAAATGGGCGGTAAGGGGAGTGGGGCCACGCGCCTTAGGCTATGTGTCGCCCGAAGCGGTGGAAGTCAAGGACGGTTTTCTGAAATTGCACGCTATCCAAAAAGGAGATAGCATTCTGATTGGGGCGGTGGGTACTCAGGGGAAACTGATGACCAAATACGGCTATTTTGAATGTCGGGCGCAGTTGCAGAAATCACCAGGCGTGTGGGCAGCGTTCTGGATTCAGTCGCCTGACATATCCAAGGGCGAAGACCCCGCCGTTTATGGAGCTGAAATAGATATTTTTGAATTCTTCAAAAAACTGGGTGTGGATATTGTCTCCCATAATGTACATTGGGCGTATGGCCCCAACCAAAAAAGCACGCGCGGAATGCAAAGTTACCTCAAAGGAGTGAGTGAAGGGTTTCACACTTTTGCGTTGGAATGGACGCCCGACAAATACACCTTTTTTATTGATGGGTACAAGTTTTATGAAGTCACCATCGGAATTTCACGGATTGAAGAGTACCTTATTTTAAGCATGGAACTTCCCTCGGAAAAAAATGACCTAAGAAACACCATTTACCCCGACGTATTTTTGGTGGATTACGTGAGGGTGTATAAAAAGTAG
- a CDS encoding DUF6932 family protein, protein MSLQFDSNGHLLPHDTVEVTMEEVERSLVFNEHRLNLYLSLKQFLNEVKELGIVKFELWIDGSFATLKNRPNDIDVICFIDNDWYEHHFLSLSELRKKFVTLDAYFVKMYAINHPQYHFSQLDVLDWYHFLIRDRKRRAKGIAKIQVVDYITL, encoded by the coding sequence ATGTCTTTACAATTTGACTCAAATGGTCACTTATTGCCTCATGACACTGTTGAGGTAACGATGGAAGAAGTGGAACGAAGTTTAGTGTTTAATGAGCATCGTTTGAACCTCTATTTGTCTCTAAAACAGTTTCTTAATGAGGTAAAAGAGCTCGGTATTGTTAAATTTGAATTGTGGATTGATGGAAGTTTTGCTACTCTAAAAAATAGACCTAATGATATAGATGTTATTTGTTTTATCGATAACGACTGGTATGAACATCATTTTCTTTCTTTAAGCGAACTCAGAAAGAAGTTTGTGACACTAGATGCTTACTTTGTAAAAATGTACGCAATTAATCATCCCCAATATCATTTTTCACAATTGGATGTTTTAGATTGGTATCATTTCTTAATTAGAGACCGCAAAAGACGGGCAAAAGGCATTGCCAAAATTCAAGTTGTAGATTATATTACCCTGTAG
- a CDS encoding DUF6452 family protein, giving the protein MKIFFICALCYLLCSCGEQCGITAEPVAAIRFPFQTEVSISKVSILGALQDVPKGDVQFPLNLNADSTTYIFTQTNRIDTLTVYYKKRIYTASNTCGYVLDLEAPTSGKTHTTTFKQIEVEYRSYYTPLRGTKSYYPEEESGIIVKINEL; this is encoded by the coding sequence ATGAAGATTTTCTTTATTTGTGCCCTATGCTACCTATTATGTAGCTGCGGAGAGCAATGCGGTATCACAGCCGAACCAGTAGCTGCTATCCGATTCCCCTTTCAAACAGAGGTTTCTATTTCTAAAGTGTCTATATTGGGAGCGTTACAAGATGTGCCAAAAGGGGATGTGCAATTCCCTCTCAATCTCAATGCAGATTCCACCACTTACATTTTTACTCAAACTAATCGTATTGATACATTAACTGTTTACTACAAAAAGCGTATCTATACTGCTAGTAATACTTGTGGTTATGTACTGGATTTAGAAGCACCCACTTCTGGTAAAACCCACACCACTACTTTCAAACAAATTGAAGTAGAATATCGTAGTTATTATACTCCTTTGCGTGGTACCAAATCATATTACCCAGAAGAAGAAAGTGGTATTATTGTCAAAATCAATGAACTATGA